In the genome of Nonomuraea sp. NBC_00507, the window CATGGCCGCGTAGATGACGAGGTAGGCGGTGGACGCGCCGATCGCGCCCGCCGTGCCGACCGCCAACGGGGCCAGGATGTAGCCGGACTGAGCCACCGAGGACCAGGCCAGCAGGCGTACGGCCGAACGCTGGCGCAGGGCGAGCAGGTTGCCCACCGTCATGGTCAGCGCGGAGATGATCGCGATGATCGGGGCCCAGGTGGCGGCCTGCCCGGACAACGCCGCGACCAGGATGAGGATCAGCCCGGCGAACCCCGTCGCCTTCGAAATGACCGACAGCAGAGCGGCCACCGGGATGGGAGCGCCCTGGTAGACGTCGGCCGCCCAGGAGTGGAACGGCACGGCGGCGATCTTGAATGCGAACCCGGCCACGACGAGGACGACACCGACCGTGACCACGGCGGGCAGGCCCTGGTCGGCGGGCAGCGCCGCGCCCGGCGCGGGGATCTGGCCGCTGAAGACGGCGGCCAGGCGGGACAGGTAGACCGTCCCGGCGATGCCGTACAGGAGGGAGACGCCGAACAGCATGATCGCCGTGGAGACGACGGACACGACGAACAGCTTCACGGCCGCCTCGGAGGAGCGCCCGTCGTAGCGCTTCAGCGCGGTCAGGGCGAACACCGGGAGCGAGACGAGCTCCAGTGCCACCACCAGCATGATCAGGTCCCGGGAGGCAGGCAGGCTCACCGCGCCCACGAGGGTGCAGAGCAGGAGGAAATACCACTCACCGACCGGGATGCCGCCGCCTGCCAGCTCGGTCATCGACATCAGGACGACGACCACGGCCGCCACCAGCACCAGGCCCGCGAAGACGAGCGTGAAGCCGTCCGCGACGAAGGAACAGAGCGTCCCCTCGGTGGTGAGATGGGGAGGGACGCAGAAGGTCTGGCCGCCGCCGGTCGCCGTCTGGGCGATGACGAAGCCCAGGGAGGTCAGGACGCCGGCGAGCGTGGTCAGGCCCAGCGTGGTCTTCGTACGCAGGCGGGCTGGGAGGAAGGCGTCGAGCAGCAGCACCAGGCCGGCCACGACGGCCAGCACCAGCGGGGGCGCGATGACGAAGTAGTCGATCTGCTGGATCATGAGATGGCTCCCAGCAGGGTCTGCACGGCCGGCGTGGTGAGGGAGAGCAGGAGGCCTGGCCAGAGGCCGAGCAGGAGGATCAGGGCGACGAGCGGCGTCCAGGCCAGCAGTTCGTAGGTCCTGATGTCGGCTGCCGCCGCCGGCGCCAGGACGGCGATCTGTTGCGGCGGCGAGTCGAGGGGGACGACGGGGCGTTCGTCCGGGGTTTCGCGGACCAGGCGGTCGTCCGCGGCTTCTGGCGGGAGGTCCGCGATCAGTAGGGGGCGGCCGTGGGTGACGCGGGAGAGCATCACCAGGAAGTACGCGGCCGTCAGGACCGCGCCCAGGCCGCCGATCGCCATGTAGGTGAGGAACAGGCCGCGCGGCAGGCCGGTCGCCGGCTGATAGGAGCCGTAGAGCGCCAGCATCTCGCCCCAGAACCCGGCCAGCCCGGGCAACCCGAGCGAGGCGATCGACGCGTAGGTCAGCAACGATCCGAGCCGCGGCAACGTTGTCAGCATGCCGCCGCCCAGCGACGGCATGTCGGCGGTGTGGTAGCGCTCCTTGATCGCGCCGGCCAGGAAGAAG includes:
- a CDS encoding NADH-quinone oxidoreductase subunit N; translated protein: MIQQIDYFVIAPPLVLAVVAGLVLLLDAFLPARLRTKTTLGLTTLAGVLTSLGFVIAQTATGGGQTFCVPPHLTTEGTLCSFVADGFTLVFAGLVLVAAVVVVLMSMTELAGGGIPVGEWYFLLLCTLVGAVSLPASRDLIMLVVALELVSLPVFALTALKRYDGRSSEAAVKLFVVSVVSTAIMLFGVSLLYGIAGTVYLSRLAAVFSGQIPAPGAALPADQGLPAVVTVGVVLVVAGFAFKIAAVPFHSWAADVYQGAPIPVAALLSVISKATGFAGLILILVAALSGQAATWAPIIAIISALTMTVGNLLALRQRSAVRLLAWSSVAQSGYILAPLAVGTAGAIGASTAYLVIYAAMNLGAFAVVMLVSRTAARNELDDYRGLVYRNRAAGIALAFCLVCLAGLPPGLAGLFAKVFVFREIIESGTGWLALVMAVNTVIGLYYYAVWTARLFTPAEATAPAAHRPSPAIWPAMGLAVAAAILFSIAPQLVLDMTTLSIR